CATTTTGCAGGACTTGCATAGGGGAGTGTAAACATTTTATAATGGTTCGTTTGTCCAAAATCTGCTGACAACCTTCCAAACGGAGTGACCCGCATGTCCGTATTGTCGTTGCGCGTGCAAAAGGTGAAACCATCCCCGACTCTGGCGGTCACGGCCAAAGCAAAAGAGTTGAAGGATCAAGGACGGGATGTGATCGGTCTGGGTTCCGGAGAACCTGATTTTGACACCCCGGACCACGTCAAGGAAGCGGCCATCGAGGCCATTCGCAAAGGCTTCACCAAGTATACCCCGGTCGCGGGCATTCCGGAACTGCGCAAAGCCATCATCCAAAAATTCAAACGGGACAACGGCCTGGAGTTCCGGCCCAACCAGGTGGTGGTCACCGTGGGGGGGAAGCAGGCCTTTTTCAATCTGGCGCAAGCCATGTTGAACCCAGGCGATCAGGTCATTATTCCGGCCCCTTACTGGGTCTCCTATCCGGACATGGTTCTCCTGGCCGACGGCGAGCCGGTGATCGTGGACACCACCGAAGAGGATGGTTTCAAGATGCGTCCGGCGGCATTGGACGCTGCCATCACGCCCCGCACCCGGCTGGTGGTGATCAACTCCCCTTCCAACCCCACCGGCGCGGCCTATACCCGGGATGAGCTGGCGGCGTTGGGAGAGGTGCTGTTGCGGCACCCCCATGTCTGGGTTGTCTCCGACGATATCTATGAAAAGATCATCTTCGGCGACTTTGTTTTTTCCACCATCGCCCAGGTGGTTCCCGGCCTGCAAAACCGGACCATCACCATGAACGGTGTCTCGAAGACCTACTCCATGACCGGCTGGCGCATCGGTTATGCCGCCGGACCCGTGGAGGTGATCCAGGCCATGGAGACCATTCAATCCCAGAGCACCTCCAATGCGACCTCCATCTCCCAGAAAGCCGCTTTGGCGGCCATCGAAGGGGATCAAAACTGCCTGCTCCCCATGGTGGAGGCCTTTCGGCAACGACGGGACTTTGTCGTCCAGCGTTTCAATGCCATTCCGGGGATGCACTGCCGCACGCCAGAGGGCTCCTTCTATGCTTATCCTTGTTTCTCCGGGCTCATTGGCCGACGCACCGAAACCGGCAAGGTGATCACCGACAGCAACGTGTTGTCGGAGTATCTGCTTGAAGGATTCGACGTAGCCGTGGTGGCCGGAGCCTCTTTCGGCAAGGATCCCTTTTTCCGGATCTCTTATGCCACCTCCATGGCCAATCTGGAAAAGGCCATGGCCCGCATCCAGAAAGCCGCCGAACGTTTGCAGGCCACCTGAAACAAGGCCATAATTATCCGGCGCCCGGCAACAAAAAAAACAACGATGCAACACCCCGGCATATCCAGGATCAGGTCGGCTGTGTCCGACCTGATCCTGCCGGGTCCATGGTGCTGACTTTGGCAAACAGGCAGCTGCGGGCAAAAGCCTCCCAAAACGGTCGGATGTTTTTCCCGGACAGGCAATCCTGCACGGTGGTTTTGCTGATCATCTGCACCTTGGACGAGCTGCGGTACATTTCCTTGACACTGACGATGGTATCAAAACGGG
This window of the Magnetococcales bacterium genome carries:
- a CDS encoding pyridoxal phosphate-dependent aminotransferase, with product MSVLSLRVQKVKPSPTLAVTAKAKELKDQGRDVIGLGSGEPDFDTPDHVKEAAIEAIRKGFTKYTPVAGIPELRKAIIQKFKRDNGLEFRPNQVVVTVGGKQAFFNLAQAMLNPGDQVIIPAPYWVSYPDMVLLADGEPVIVDTTEEDGFKMRPAALDAAITPRTRLVVINSPSNPTGAAYTRDELAALGEVLLRHPHVWVVSDDIYEKIIFGDFVFSTIAQVVPGLQNRTITMNGVSKTYSMTGWRIGYAAGPVEVIQAMETIQSQSTSNATSISQKAALAAIEGDQNCLLPMVEAFRQRRDFVVQRFNAIPGMHCRTPEGSFYAYPCFSGLIGRRTETGKVITDSNVLSEYLLEGFDVAVVAGASFGKDPFFRISYATSMANLEKAMARIQKAAERLQAT